Below is a window of Streptomyces qaidamensis DNA.
CACGACCACGGCCGGATCGCGACCGCGACCGGGCGGCGGGTGATCGAGCGGTACGGCATGACGGAGACACTGATGAACACCAGCGTCCGCGCGGACGGCGAGGCCCGCCCCGGCACGGTCGGCGTGCCGCTGCCGGGCGTGGAGCTGCGGCTGGTCGAGGAGGACGGTTCGGAGGTCGCCGCGTACGACGGGGAGACGGTGGGCGAGATCCAGGTGCGCGGTCCGAACCTGTTCACCGAGTACCTCAACCGTCCCGACGCCACCGCCGCCGCCTTCACCGCCGACGGCTGGTTCCGCACCGGCGACATGGCGGTGCGCGAGCCCGACGGCTACGTCCGGATCGTCGGCCGCAAGGCCACCGACCTGATCAAGAGCGGCGGTTACAAGATCGGGGCCGGTGAGATCGAGAACGCGCTCCTCGAACACCCCGGGGTGCGGGAGGCGGCCGTCACCGGGGAGCCCGATGCCGATCTGGGTGAGCGGATCGTGGCGTGGATCGTGCCGGCGGATCCCCAGTCGCCGCCCGGTCTGGAGGAGTTGGCCGGTCATGTGGCGCGGCGGCTCGCCCCGCACAAGCGGCCGCGGGTCGTGCACCACCTCGGCGCGCTGCCCCGCAACGACATGGGGAAGATCATGAAGCGGGCGCTGGCCGATGGCTGAGCGCCTCTCCGCCCGCGAGGCCGTCAGCGCCCTCGCCGACGACGCCACCTTCGCCGAACTCCCCGTCCCCGTACGGAGGCCGAAGCCCGACGGCCCCCTCGGCTGGCCGGGCTACGACGCCTCCCGCGCCCGGGCCGCCGAACGCACCGGCGAGCAGGAGTCCGTGGTGTGCGGCACCGCCCGGGTCGGCGGCACCCGGGCCGTGCTGATCGCGTTCGAGTTCGGCTTCCTCGGCGGCTCCCTGGGCGAGGGCACCGGCGACCGGCTGGAGGCGGCGTACGCGTACGCCCGGGAACGCCGCTTCCCCGTCGTGCCCCTGGTGGCGACGGGCGGCAGCCGGATGCAGGAGGGCATGCTCGCGCTGACCCAGCTCCAGCGGGTGGCCCGTCAGTCGGCGCTCACCCGGGAGGCCGGTCTCGCGCAGGTCGCGGTCCTGCGCGACCCGACGACCGGGGGCGGCTGGGCGACCCTGGGCGCGGGCGCCGACGTGGTGCTCGCGCTGCCCGGTGCCCAGGTCGGTTTCGCCGGCTCCCGGGTGCGGCCGGCGGACGCGGACCCGGCGGCGTACACCGCGGAGGCGCAGCTCGCGGCGGGCGCGGCGGACGCGGTCGTACGGCCGCAGGAGCTGCGGGAGACGCTCGGGCGGTGGCTGCGGCTGCTGACCTGCCCGTCCACGACGCCCGCGCCGCCGCCCGGACCGCTCGGCGGGTCCGCGGTCCTGCCCGCCACCGGCTGGGACGCCGTCCGCCGTGCCCGGCCCCCCCAACGGCCGCGCGCCACCGCCTACCTGGACGCCTACTTCACGGACCGGGCCGCGATCAGGGGTGACCGCTGCGGCGGCACCGACCCGGACGGCATGCTGTGCGGCTTCGGCACGCGCGAGGGCCGGACGGTCGCCTACGCCGCGCAGACCGGGACGGCGACCCGCCCCGCCGGATACCGCACCGCCGCCCGGCTGATCCGCCTCGCGGACCGGCTCGGCATCCCGGTGCTGACCCTCGTGGACACCCCGGGCGCGGCCAACGACGCGGAGGCGGAGCGGCAGGGCGCGGGCGCGGCGATCGCCGACCTGTTCGCCGCGGTGGCGGGCGCCCGCACTCCGGTGACGACGCTGGTGATCGGCGAGGGCGGCTCCGGCGGCGCGCTGGCCCTGGCCGCGCCCGGCAACACCTGGGCCACCCCCGACAGTTACTTTTCGGTGATCGCGCCGGAACTGGCGGCGGCCATCCTCAAACGGCCACCGCGCGAGGTGGAGGCGACGGCGGACCAACTCCGCATCCGGCCACAGGACCTGGTGGAGCTGGGGGTGATCCGGGGGACCGTCGGTGGGTGAGTTCCCTGAATGCCCCCTGCGTCATCGAGCACCTTCCGTCACAATGGTGCTGCCCAGCGCAATCGAACGACGGGGGTGTCGTGGACGGTTTGGTCGAGTTCAGAACCGGTGACGGGGCCGTGGTCGCGGTCGAGGCGGTGGAGGAGCGGTCCGGCTCCCGTCTGGTCTCCCGCGGCGACGGCACGGTCCAGGCGGCCCGCACCTTCGAGGGCGCCCTGGACGGTGTGCGGGCGGCGGCCGAGTCCGCGCTGCGCGTCTTCCGGGACGGCTCGCTGAGGCCCGACGGCGTGGAGATCGAGTTCGGGGTGAAACTGGCCGCCGAGAC
It encodes the following:
- a CDS encoding carboxyl transferase domain-containing protein → MAERLSAREAVSALADDATFAELPVPVRRPKPDGPLGWPGYDASRARAAERTGEQESVVCGTARVGGTRAVLIAFEFGFLGGSLGEGTGDRLEAAYAYARERRFPVVPLVATGGSRMQEGMLALTQLQRVARQSALTREAGLAQVAVLRDPTTGGGWATLGAGADVVLALPGAQVGFAGSRVRPADADPAAYTAEAQLAAGAADAVVRPQELRETLGRWLRLLTCPSTTPAPPPGPLGGSAVLPATGWDAVRRARPPQRPRATAYLDAYFTDRAAIRGDRCGGTDPDGMLCGFGTREGRTVAYAAQTGTATRPAGYRTAARLIRLADRLGIPVLTLVDTPGAANDAEAERQGAGAAIADLFAAVAGARTPVTTLVIGEGGSGGALALAAPGNTWATPDSYFSVIAPELAAAILKRPPREVEATADQLRIRPQDLVELGVIRGTVGG
- a CDS encoding CU044_2847 family protein; this translates as MDGLVEFRTGDGAVVAVEAVEERSGSRLVSRGDGTVQAARTFEGALDGVRAAAESALRVFRDGSLRPDGVEIEFGVKLAAETGAFIAKGTAEGHLVVKLTWSPEAPGASSAS